In Triticum urartu cultivar G1812 chromosome 6, Tu2.1, whole genome shotgun sequence, the following proteins share a genomic window:
- the LOC125514628 gene encoding uncharacterized protein LOC125514628 — protein sequence MGNCQAAEVAAAVVQHPGGRVERLYWSTPAAEVMRANPGHYVALVTLRVAEERQDADGGGARRTVRLTRVKLLKPKETLLLGHAYRLITANEVTKAVQARKEEKLRKARQQLQQLELSTRQSKLRPAADGDDVDDDDDEASLDESLDQLARQDGGDGHRSSGARHRQWRPSLHSIDEAAS from the exons ATGGGGAACTGCCaggcggcggaggtggcggcggcggtggtgcaGCACCCGGGCGGGCGGGTGGAGCGGCTCTACTGGTCCACGCCCGCGGCGGAGGTGATGCGCGCCAACCCGGGCCACTACGTCGCGCTCGTCACGCTCCGCGTCGCCGAGGAGCGCCAGGacgccgacggcggcggcgcgcgccGCACCGTGCGCCTCACCCGCGTCAAGCTCCTCAAGCCCAAGGAGACGCTGCTCCTCGGCCACGCCTACCGCCTCATCACCGCCAACG AGGTGACCAAGGCGGTGCAGGCGAGGAAGGAGGAGAAGCTGAGGAAGGCGCggcagcagctgcagcagctggAGTTGTCGACGCGGCAGAGCAAGCTGCGGCCGGCGGCGGACGGTGACGAcgtcgacgacgacgacgacgaggccaGCTTGGATGAGAGTCTCGATCAG TTGGCGCGGCAGGACGGAGGAGACGGCCACCGGAGCTCCGGCGCCCGGCACCGGCAATGGCGGCCCTCGCTGCACAGCATCGACGAGGCCGCGAGCTGA